Proteins encoded within one genomic window of Hevea brasiliensis isolate MT/VB/25A 57/8 chromosome 8, ASM3005281v1, whole genome shotgun sequence:
- the LOC110647410 gene encoding uncharacterized protein LOC110647410: MEKKQGFFSALKEEVVRGLSPSRSRSNSPARTASPISGLLRRKKNCSSNDSHCNPYAAQQDSLVVRSGSLRPVLGETLTPLIEGPDPDGGEEESKRVGSSLGHWMKGQLSRTPSVSSVAYRSSDLRLLLGVMGAPLAPLHVSTMDPLPHLSIKDTPIETSSAQYILQQYTAASGGQKLQNSIRNAYAMGKVKMIASEFETPTRVVKNRNGSKGAESGGFVLWQMNPDMWYVELAVGGSKVHAGCNGKLVWRHTPWLGAHTAKGPVRPLRRALQGLDPKITASMFADARCIGEKKINGEDCFILKLCADPQTLKARSEGPAEIIRHVLFGYFSQKTGLLVHMEDSHLTRIQSNGGDAVYWETTINSFLDDYRPVEGIMIAHSGRSVVTLYRFGEVAMSHTKTKMEEAWTIEEVAFNVPGLSVDCFIPPSDLRSGSISEACELTQDERGKSAMALAAHRAKVAALEKQHDNRTI; encoded by the exons ATGGAAAAGAAGCAGGGCTTCTTTTCTGCTCTCAAAGAAGAAGTAGTCCGTGGTCTCTCCCCTTCCCGTTCCCGCTCCAATAGCCCCGCCCGAACCGCTTCCCCAATATCGGGTCTGCTCAGGAGAAAGAAGAACTGCAGCAGCAACGACAGCCATTGTAATCCCTATGCCGCGCAGCAGGATTCTTTGGTCGTGAGATCGGGGAGCTTGAGGCCTGTGCTCGGGGAGACTTTGACGCCGTTGATTGAAGGTCCGGATCCTGATGGAGGTGAAGAGGAGTCAAAGCGGGTGGGTTCAAGTCTTGGGCACTGGATGAAAGGGCAATTATCGAGGACTCCGTCGGTTTCTAGCGTGGCGTACAGGAGTTCTGATCTGAGGTTACTTCTTGGGGTTATGGGTGCACCCTTGGCTCCGTTGCATGTTAGCACAATGGACCCTTTGCCTCACCTTAGCATTAAAGACACGCCCATT GAAACTTCCTCTGCTCAGTACATATTGCAGCAGTACACAGCGGCCTCTGGTGGGCAGAAGCTGCAGAACTCTATCAGAAACGCATATGCAATGGGAAAGGTTAAAATGATAGCTTCGGAATTCGAAACGCCCACAAGGGTGGTGAAGAACCGGAATGGTTCTAAGGGTGCTGAGTCAGGTGGGTTTGTGCTCTGGCAGATGAATCCTGACATGTGGTATGTTGAGCTTGCTGTTGGTGGTAGTAAGGTTCATGCCGGTTGCAATGGCAAACTTGTTTGGAGGCACACTCCATGGCTTGGTGCTCATACTGCAAAAGGGCCTGTCAGACCTTTGCGTCGTGCACTTCAG GGTCTTGATCCAAAAATCACAGCTAGTATGTTTGCTGATGCAAGGTGCATCGGAGAGAAGAAGATCAATGGTGAGGATTGTTTTATACTAAAGTTATGTGCTGATCCTCAAACGCTCAAGGCTAGGAGTGAAGGCCCTGCAGAGATCATAAGGCATGTCCTGTTTGGTTACTTTAGTCAAAAGACTGGTCTCCTTGTTCACATGGAGGATTCACATCTGACCCGCATCCAATCTAATGGTGGTGATGCAGTTTACTGGGAaacaacaatcaattcatttcttGATGATTACAGACCTGTTGAAGGGATCATGATTGCCCACTCTGGTCGCTCTGTGGTAACTCTTTACAGATTTGGTGAGGTTGCAATGAGCCATACCAAGACAAAGATGGAGGAAGCTTGGACTATCGAAGAGGTTGCGTTCAATGTTCCTGGCCTTTCAGTAGACTGTTTCATCCCCCCATCAGACTTAAGATCAGGTTCCATCAGTGAAGCTTGTGAGCTAACTCAGGATGAAAGAGGCAAGAGTGCAATGGCATTAGCAGCACATCGGGCAAAAGTTGCAGCACTAGAGAAACAACATGATAACAGGACAATATGA